AATTTCTTCATCGGCAAGAATGGCTGCAATTGATGCGATCATTCCCGGTTTGTCTTCGATGATGACTGAGATGTCGAATTGCGGTCGCAAGAATCCACGTGAGTCTTTTGGAATCGAAAGGCGGTTTCGAGCCGCTGTTTCAAAAAAAGATTGGAGTTGACGATTTTCAGTGAGCAAGTTTTTGCTCGCGGAAAGGTCTGTCATGAGTTGCTCTATGGCGAATTCAATATTTTCGGCATTTGTTGTGCAAATATCTGCCCAGACATCAAAAGGACTTGAGGCGATTCGGGTCATATCCCGAAAGCCGCCTGCGGCTAATTTCAAATAAGCGGGATTGTTGTTATTCCTTTTTGCAGCATAATTCATGAGCGTAACTGCGAGCATTTGTGGCAAATGGCTGACCACAGCAGCGATTTCGTCGTGTTCCGCTGGCGTTAAAAATAAAACACTTGCGCCAATTATTTCAATGATCCCTACATACTTTTTTACCAGATCATCAGAAGCTGAGTGATTGGTGAGGACATAAATAGCATTCTCAAAA
This region of candidate division KSB1 bacterium genomic DNA includes:
- a CDS encoding prephenate dehydrogenase/arogenate dehydrogenase family protein produces the protein FENAIYVLTNHSASDDLVKKYVGIIEIIGASVLFLTPAEHDEIAAVVSHLPQMLAVTLMNYAAKRNNNNPAYLKLAAGGFRDMTRIASSPFDVWADICTTNAENIEFAIEQLMTDLSASKNLLTENRQLQSFFETAARNRLSIPKDSRGFLRPQFDISVIIEDKPGMIASIAAILADEEINIKDIEILKMREGDAGTMRLAFQNETDREAALKLLAQKSFEVAKR